In the genome of Bradyrhizobium sp. CIAT3101, one region contains:
- a CDS encoding di-trans,poly-cis-decaprenylcistransferase, whose protein sequence is MQSDVTSPNDKLHVGIIMDGNGRWATRRGLSRVRGHEAGVETIRRIVEAAPKQGIGTLTLYAFSTDNWRRPKAEVAALMTLLRFYLANEVQSLVKNGVRLNVIGRRDRLPDGIATAITRAEAATAHGTTLHLRIAVDYSARDAILNAAAKAAALTSLTREAFSQLVTGEAGLRDVDLIIRTSGEKRLSDFLLWEGAYAELHFTERMWPEFDAADLAAALASFHGRERRFGGLQAIMPEEVPSFSRA, encoded by the coding sequence ATGCAAAGTGACGTCACGTCCCCCAACGACAAGCTTCACGTCGGCATCATCATGGACGGCAACGGACGATGGGCGACGCGGCGCGGCCTGTCGCGCGTGCGCGGCCACGAGGCCGGCGTCGAGACCATCCGCCGCATCGTCGAGGCCGCGCCCAAGCAGGGCATCGGCACGCTGACGCTCTACGCATTCTCGACCGACAATTGGCGCCGGCCGAAGGCCGAGGTCGCAGCCCTGATGACGCTGCTGCGCTTCTACCTCGCCAACGAGGTGCAGAGCCTGGTGAAGAACGGCGTGCGGCTCAACGTGATCGGCCGTCGCGACCGCTTGCCGGACGGCATTGCCACCGCCATCACGCGTGCGGAGGCCGCCACGGCCCACGGCACGACGCTGCATCTGCGCATCGCCGTCGACTATTCCGCACGCGACGCCATTCTCAATGCCGCGGCGAAGGCGGCCGCGCTGACCAGCCTCACCCGCGAGGCCTTCTCGCAACTGGTCACCGGCGAGGCCGGCTTGCGCGACGTCGATCTCATCATCCGCACGTCGGGCGAAAAGCGGCTGTCGGACTTCCTGCTCTGGGAAGGCGCCTATGCCGAGCTGCATTTCACCGAGCGGATGTGGCCGGAATTCGATGCGGCCGATCTTGCCGCCGCACTGGCCTCCTTCCATGGCCGCGAGCGACGCTTCGGCGGTCTCCAGGCGATCATGCCGGAGGAGGTGCCCTCGTTTTCTCGGGCGTGA
- a CDS encoding transcriptional regulator — translation MSKTDSAPFSYEGLDRVIHEKARLGLLTSLMAHPKGLAFADLKQLCGLTDGNLSRHLAVLQEAGLVEVTKGYEGNRPHTTCRLTKTGRRRFLDYLAVLERLVRDAAKAAGREAPPLGRLGILST, via the coding sequence ATGTCGAAGACTGACAGCGCGCCTTTCTCCTATGAAGGGCTCGACCGTGTGATCCACGAGAAGGCGAGGCTCGGGCTTCTGACCTCGCTGATGGCGCATCCGAAGGGGCTCGCCTTCGCCGATCTCAAGCAGCTCTGCGGCCTCACCGACGGCAATCTCAGCCGACACCTCGCGGTGCTGCAGGAGGCCGGCCTGGTCGAGGTGACCAAAGGCTATGAGGGCAATCGCCCGCACACCACCTGCCGCCTGACCAAGACCGGCCGCCGCCGTTTCCTCGATTATCTCGCCGTGCTCGAGCGTCTCGTGCGCGATGCCGCCAAGGCCGCCGGCCGCGAGGCACCGCCGCTTGGCCGCCTCGGCATTCTCTCGACCTGA
- a CDS encoding trypsin-like peptidase domain-containing protein, whose amino-acid sequence MWLKSFAVAALLQMCLSGSADAKGPFGSVNVGNWIGGAFSSDETGAFSHCAATAPYASGVILVVSQNAAGTWSLAFASPGYHFNKGENAAIDVTFDGQEQARLYATAYQSNMLTAIMPLNVVRTFQKASLMVATAGRAVLNFDLTSTGPLIAALANCVTKVKADGLDKAGDFTKGAAKPAATADKQGSPPAGKPAKGAKSGFGTGFVVSANGHIVTNNHVIDGCSELKGNLTGEAAMVLRVVSSDATNDLALLQPSSTVAFKDFARIRDRSFHSGDSVVAIGFPYHGLLTSDFTVTTGIVSSLSGMLNDTRFLQISAPVQPGNSGGPLFDTTGQVVGVVTRKLDGLRVAVATGTIPENINFAIKTGALRDFLDNSVVPYQTAEPKGELKTPEIAGNARAYTMLISCKGTEEADAKK is encoded by the coding sequence ATGTGGTTGAAGTCGTTTGCCGTCGCTGCTCTGTTGCAGATGTGCCTTTCTGGATCGGCAGATGCGAAGGGGCCATTCGGAAGCGTCAATGTCGGCAACTGGATCGGCGGCGCCTTCAGCAGCGACGAAACAGGCGCCTTCTCCCATTGCGCCGCGACGGCGCCTTACGCGAGCGGTGTCATCCTGGTCGTGAGCCAAAATGCAGCCGGCACATGGTCGCTCGCCTTTGCGAGCCCCGGCTACCACTTCAACAAGGGCGAGAACGCCGCGATCGACGTGACCTTTGACGGGCAGGAGCAGGCCAGGCTTTACGCTACGGCGTATCAATCCAACATGCTCACCGCCATCATGCCGCTCAATGTCGTGCGCACGTTTCAGAAGGCGAGCCTGATGGTCGCAACGGCCGGCCGCGCCGTCCTGAATTTTGACCTGACCTCAACCGGACCGCTGATCGCGGCGTTGGCCAATTGCGTGACCAAAGTAAAGGCCGACGGACTCGACAAGGCCGGTGATTTCACCAAGGGTGCCGCGAAGCCCGCAGCCACGGCCGACAAGCAAGGCTCGCCGCCGGCCGGCAAACCCGCCAAAGGCGCCAAGAGTGGCTTTGGCACCGGCTTCGTGGTCAGCGCCAACGGACACATCGTCACCAACAACCACGTGATCGATGGTTGCAGCGAGCTCAAGGGCAATCTCACCGGCGAAGCCGCGATGGTGTTACGCGTGGTATCGAGCGATGCGACCAACGATCTGGCTTTGTTGCAGCCGTCATCGACGGTGGCATTCAAGGACTTCGCCCGGATCCGCGATCGCTCGTTCCACTCCGGCGATTCCGTCGTCGCGATCGGCTTTCCCTATCACGGCTTGCTCACGTCGGACTTCACCGTGACGACTGGGATCGTGAGCTCGCTCAGCGGCATGCTCAACGACACGCGGTTCCTGCAAATCAGTGCACCGGTGCAGCCCGGCAATAGCGGCGGCCCGCTGTTCGACACGACCGGGCAGGTCGTCGGCGTGGTCACGAGAAAGCTCGATGGATTACGAGTCGCCGTGGCAACCGGCACCATTCCCGAAAACATCAACTTCGCCATCAAGACCGGTGCGCTACGCGACTTCCTCGACAATTCGGTGGTGCCGTATCAGACGGCCGAACCGAAGGGAGAACTGAAGACCCCCGAGATCGCGGGCAACGCGCGCGCCTATACAATGCTGATTTCCTGCAAAGGCACGGAAGAGGCCGACGCGAAGAAATGA
- a CDS encoding thioredoxin family protein, with product MQQHQIVSREQWVAARKAHLAHEKELSQARERLAEERRALPWVKVDKSYVFDGPNGKVTLGDLFKGRPQLVVQHVMFAPDWEAACKSCSFWADGFERMVPHLAARDTTMVAISLAPVEKLEAFKKRMGWSFDWVSSGRNDFNYDYEVSFTREQIDQGVPKYNFGTTPFYGPELPGISVFYRNEAGDIFHTYSCFARGLDMMNAAYQYLDLTPLGRHEGGLPYPMDWVRLRDQYEPQAKGACCHE from the coding sequence ATGCAGCAACATCAGATCGTCTCGCGCGAGCAATGGGTCGCCGCCCGCAAAGCCCATCTGGCGCATGAGAAGGAGCTGAGCCAGGCCCGCGAACGCCTCGCCGAGGAGCGCCGCGCATTGCCCTGGGTGAAGGTCGACAAGAGCTATGTGTTCGACGGGCCGAACGGCAAGGTGACGCTGGGCGATCTCTTCAAGGGCCGCCCGCAGCTCGTGGTCCAGCACGTGATGTTCGCGCCTGACTGGGAGGCGGCCTGCAAGAGCTGCTCGTTCTGGGCCGACGGCTTTGAGCGCATGGTGCCGCATCTGGCGGCGCGCGACACCACCATGGTCGCGATCTCGCTGGCACCCGTCGAGAAGCTCGAGGCGTTCAAGAAGCGCATGGGCTGGAGCTTCGACTGGGTGTCTTCGGGCCGCAACGACTTCAACTATGATTACGAGGTCTCGTTCACGCGCGAGCAGATCGACCAGGGCGTCCCGAAGTACAATTTCGGCACCACACCGTTCTATGGCCCCGAGCTGCCCGGCATCAGCGTGTTCTATCGCAACGAAGCCGGCGACATCTTTCACACCTATTCCTGCTTCGCCCGCGGTCTCGACATGATGAACGCCGCCTATCAATATCTCGACCTCACTCCGCTCGGTCGTCACGAGGGCGGTCTGCCCTATCCGATGGACTGGGTGCGCTTGCGCGACCAGTACGAGCCGCAGGCGAAGGGCGCGTGCTGCCACGAGTGA
- a CDS encoding SRPBCC domain-containing protein: MQWFGPPNMKPATLKADLDVRSGGRYRISFTREDGEYFEAGGLYREVVPNERLVFTWAWHSTPERESLVTITLKPDDAGTLMIFHHAQFFDETARDNHQRGWNSFFDKLDSFVA; this comes from the coding sequence GTGCAATGGTTCGGGCCGCCGAACATGAAGCCGGCGACGTTGAAGGCCGACCTGGATGTTCGCTCCGGTGGCCGCTACCGCATCTCGTTCACGCGCGAGGACGGCGAGTATTTCGAGGCGGGCGGCCTTTATCGCGAGGTCGTGCCGAACGAGCGGCTGGTCTTCACCTGGGCCTGGCACTCGACGCCGGAACGTGAATCGCTGGTGACGATCACGCTGAAGCCTGACGATGCCGGCACGCTGATGATCTTTCATCACGCCCAGTTCTTCGACGAGACCGCGCGCGACAACCATCAGCGCGGCTGGAACTCATTCTTCGACAAGCTCGACAGCTTCGTCGCCTGA
- a CDS encoding metalloregulator ArsR/SmtB family transcription factor produces MVKYKDETLDRTFAALSDPTRRALLARLGEKDSLSVSELAAPFPVSLPAIMKHLDVLTDAGLIVREKTGRTVSCRLTAQPMEQAMNWLNRYAQFWSESFDRLAAFVEDKPWSTQPPTPPNAQPKVQASHSRAGSARGRKRSSPPGRKPRS; encoded by the coding sequence ATGGTTAAGTATAAAGACGAGACGCTCGATCGTACCTTTGCGGCATTGTCCGATCCGACACGGCGCGCGCTGCTGGCGCGTCTCGGCGAGAAGGACAGCCTGTCGGTGAGCGAACTGGCCGCGCCGTTCCCGGTCTCGCTGCCGGCGATCATGAAGCATCTCGACGTGCTGACGGATGCGGGCCTGATCGTGCGCGAGAAGACCGGGCGCACCGTTTCCTGCCGGCTTACCGCGCAGCCGATGGAGCAGGCGATGAACTGGCTCAATCGCTACGCGCAATTCTGGTCCGAGAGTTTCGACCGCCTTGCCGCCTTTGTGGAGGACAAACCATGGTCAACGCAGCCGCCAACGCCGCCGAACGCGCAACCGAAGGTCCAAGCCTCACACTCACGCGCCGGCTCCGCGCGCGGCCGGAAAAGGTCTTCGCCGCCTGGACGCAAGCCGCGCAGCTAG
- a CDS encoding tripartite tricarboxylate transporter substrate binding protein → MITRRNALGLLAATPFAASPLSKAFAADYPSRPVKFVVGYPPGGATDILARLIGQRLSERLGQQFVIENKPGAGNNIGTESVVNAEPDGYTVLLVNPANYINATLYANLKFNFVRDIAPIAAFQRVPNVMTVNKDVPAKTVAEFIEYVKANPGKVNMASSGNGTSVHLSGEMFMAMTGCKMQHVPYRGAAPAITDMLGGQVQVIFDNMPSIIQHIRSGSLRALGVTTAQRSPQLPDVPAIGETVKDYEASALFGMGAPKNMPKDMIAKLNNEINTLMKEPDMTKRLVELGGDPLVLTPEAFGQEIEAETAKWKKVVEFAGLKVE, encoded by the coding sequence CAGCCAGCCCGCTGTCGAAAGCTTTCGCCGCCGACTATCCGTCGCGGCCGGTGAAGTTCGTGGTCGGCTATCCGCCGGGCGGCGCCACCGACATCCTGGCGCGCTTGATCGGCCAGCGGCTGTCGGAGCGGCTCGGCCAGCAATTCGTGATCGAGAACAAGCCGGGCGCCGGCAACAATATCGGCACCGAATCCGTCGTGAATGCCGAGCCCGACGGCTACACCGTCCTGCTGGTCAATCCGGCGAACTACATCAACGCCACGCTCTACGCCAATCTCAAGTTCAACTTCGTCCGCGACATCGCGCCGATCGCTGCGTTCCAGCGCGTGCCGAACGTGATGACCGTCAACAAGGACGTGCCGGCCAAGACCGTCGCCGAGTTCATCGAATACGTGAAGGCCAACCCCGGCAAGGTGAACATGGCTTCCTCCGGCAACGGCACCTCGGTGCATCTGTCCGGCGAAATGTTCATGGCGATGACCGGCTGCAAGATGCAGCACGTGCCCTATCGCGGCGCGGCGCCTGCGATCACCGACATGCTCGGCGGCCAGGTGCAGGTGATCTTCGACAACATGCCCTCGATCATCCAGCACATCCGCTCAGGCTCGCTTCGTGCGCTCGGCGTTACCACCGCGCAGCGCTCGCCGCAGCTGCCGGACGTGCCCGCGATCGGCGAGACGGTGAAGGACTACGAGGCGAGCGCGCTGTTCGGCATGGGTGCGCCGAAGAACATGCCCAAGGACATGATCGCCAAGCTCAACAACGAGATCAACACGCTCATGAAGGAGCCCGATATGACCAAGCGCCTGGTCGAGCTCGGCGGCGATCCGCTGGTGCTGACGCCCGAAGCGTTCGGCCAGGAGATCGAGGCCGAGACCGCGAAGTGGAAGAAGGTCGTCGAGTTCGCCGGCCTCAAGGTCGAGTAG